The Rhodothermales bacterium DNA segment ACATCTCAACAGTTTCTCAAGGTTTAATGTGGCTTCCCTCAGCCTCTAACCTTGAACGGTCGTCGCAGGCATTCAACGGATTTACCGTGATGATACTTAAAGGTTTGCTTCCTCTATTCACACGGTTCGATGCTGCAACGGGTTTCGCTCATAGTGCGTCGCGTCGATATTGGACCTATTTGGTCGAGCAACCCTGGGGTTATTGAGGCGCAAGATGTGCCTGGTGCGCTATAGAGCATAGTGTCCCCCTCTCGAGGTATCGTAAACGCACTCGGCGCGCGCGATTATACCGCGTAACGAGCCAGGAGTAGCGGCGCTGCTGTGATATAGTTAATAAGGGAGGCGAAGAACCGCTGCGCGTACCTTTTTAAGCCGTAGGCCGGGTTACGCCTCAAACCGCACGCACAGTACCGGCGGCAGGTGTGTGCTGATCGTCTCCCAGGAATCCCCGAGGTTGTCGCTGACCCAGAGGGAGCCGGTGGTGCTGCCGAAGGCGAGGTGGCCGGCGTCGGGCGAAATCTCCAGGCAGTGGCGGTAGACGAGGTCGTACGCCGGCTCCTGCGGCAGGCCGCGGGAGAGGGACTCGACGGTTTTGCCGCCGTCGCGGGTGCGGGTGACGACCAGTTTGCCGTCGACCGGGATGCGGGTCTCGTCCTTCACACCCGGGACAAACCAGGCCATGTCCGGGTCGGCGGCGTCACGTATGCTATCCACACTTCGGACACCCGGGGTATTCAGACCTTCACGCCGCCGACGACCGGGCGGGGGCAGGATTGGGTGCTGGTTATCAAGAACCGATGAGAAGGCAGCGATCAGTTCAATATGAGAGGGACTAGCGGCGAATCCGTATGCGATGAGGCTCTACCAGAAAGAGACATCCGGCAAAGTCGCTCATTTTGTCATGCGTTTGAACGAAATCGAGAAAGCGTTCAACGATTGCCGGAATGACTGCGGGTTGATTCTTCAGTTGGAAAGCTACGATTCCAAGGAAAAGGGAGGGAGGGTAGGCGACAATATCAGAGAAATCACCATTTCATGTCAGAAGGATTGCTTCCTCCAATTGTGCTTTTTGTATAACCATCGGATCAGGAGCATTTTGTGGCAGATGCTCCCGTAATACAAGAACGGTGTGTCCGGCCTCGCGCAGGGTTCGTGTGGCAGAAGCCGGTACACAATGATCGGCGAAAAACCTGAGCTCCATCAGGCGGCTAACTCAAAGGACGCGAGATCTCGTGCGTAGCTCAAGCAGGCGACGATGTGCTCCTCGGTGAGATCCGGAAATTCCGCCATAATCTGCGGTATAGTGTATTTATCCGCCAGATAGCCCAGTATGAGCCCAACGGGAATGCGACTACCCGCAATACACGGTTTCCCTCGCAGCACTTCGGGAGAGCTATCGATGTAATTTTTCCAGGATGGTGAGTTCATAGCAGGTATGCAGGCCAATGTTTAGACAAGTT contains these protein-coding regions:
- a CDS encoding DUF433 domain-containing protein, whose translation is MNSPSWKNYIDSSPEVLRGKPCIAGSRIPVGLILGYLADKYTIPQIMAEFPDLTEEHIVACLSYARDLASFELAA